The Artemia franciscana chromosome 13, ASM3288406v1, whole genome shotgun sequence genomic sequence AATTGCTATATATGGGTGAGAGAACTGGACCCTGAAAATCGAAAATGAGCGTAACCTACTTGCATTCGAGATGAGATGTCTCCGTCGCATCGCAAGAATCACCTACACTGAACATGTGACCAATGAGGAGGTGCGAAGACGGCTGAAGTCCCCCGACACaatcctaaataaaatcaaacgacaacaaCTGCGATGGCTCGGGTATGTCAAGAGAATGGACCACAACCGTCTACCAAAAATCTTCCTCGAAGGAACCATAGACGGATCTCGACCACGAGGAAGACCTCACAAGAGGtggattgaaaactttgaccgaaAGCGCATTGTAGAGTTGACTCGAACTGCACATGATAGAACAACTTACCGAGCCCTAGCTCATGCCCTGTCAAAAGAAGTGGCCCCAAAATGTCCCGCGAGGATGGACGGGACTAAAGTAAgtaaaagtaatacaaatagAGAAATCATAGCACTAAAAACCTAACCTACAACCTAAAGTTTGGAGCAGccttaaacaaacacaaattattccgtatagatGGGGGGTGGAGTGAGGGCTACCTCCTGTTCAATCCCTCGTTCTTTATATTAAAGGGctttagtgctttaaaaaatcctttattccaattaaaccaCCCTTGTGTCTCAGGAgtcgctcttaaagaattggacaagaagtcaaactttagagtgaAAAGCGATGGGTTGACGAGGAACAGCCCTCAAacatacggaataacttctgtttgttttaagttttagtgttgctccctaatttcagttgaaaaaaactgttttcgagatttgaagttgaaaaaacagttgaaaaaaactgtttcgaGAAAaactatttctcaaaatttttcttccTTCCCTTtaagaaaagatatttttttatttgatttcttagtttttcaaaaCCTGTCAGAAATCGTCCCCATTCCGTGAAAAAAATTCGCATTAAACTTTAcaaccctcccccctgaaaaggtTCTCCCGCAGAAAATTTGGCAGTGGAAGTCCTCCAGGGAAATCCATCCAGACAATTCCCTACACACAGGAAATTTCCCCTGACAATTCCCCAGAAAATtctctccacatgtaaaattagACATTATTAGGACAATACATACTCTTTTTATaggacatataaaaataattttctatatgAATTCTGGATAATCTCCCCCgcgtaaaatttcccctgaaaaattcctcccagaaacttttttccccaaataaaaTTAccctggaaattttcttttccttggAAAATATACCCCTGTATGAAAACCTCCACATcaatctccccctccccccaaaaaaaattgtatgcttcgcaataacaaataatatatgtaaacaatgagcagCTTGCATAAACCCTTTGGCTAGTGTTGTTGGGATTCATGCCATCCTCGGAAGAATAGTTATTGGACaattcaactatgctgaaccaaacggatatctcaaaattttattggatgtcTTTGGTAGAAAAATGGCCTTGGGGGATACTAGATTCCctagtcacttaaaaatggcattagaactttccatttcctttcgaatgagccctctcctgatcttctaggaccattggttcaatGCGACCACCCatagggaaaaaacaaataaaaccccCAAAAAATCATGCATCCATGatattaattttgaagaaaatatttttgtagataggattcTGATGCCTCTACAAAAGGGATTGCCTCTACAAAAGGGATTTCTGATGTTCTGAACCTGATAAtggaattttcatgaagatcacttgacttttccgggtgttttctccctttctgaaaatcaggcaaattttcttaggttcgtgccttttgatggataatattaaacttaatatatcttacatatttaaatcagcataaaaagccaatttgtTTGACGTATcgattgttatcaaaatttctttagaGCCtcagttactattgggccgaatTATTCCATGCTCAGTTCGTTGCGACCTTATTATTATCAACATTTCTTTAAGTTAGAATGGTGCATTTCATCTTTCAAATGCATGAGGAGAAACTTACAGTTTTAGCGAAGAACCTTGACATCCTAGTAAAAATCGTACATTGTAAAGTGGTGGTTACTATCTCCcgttattttgttttagagCGAGGGTGTAACTAGGAAAGCCCAAATCAAATGCAAACCTTTCCCAATGCTACGTTTCGTGAGTCACGTCTCTCCTATCGTTTGCAATATTGCATAATGTGAAAATGCTTCAACGCGTTTCATTTACTTGTTACCAAATGAAATagcattaacttttttttcgaagaaaaaggCGATTAAATGGATGAAAACACTAGAtaggtacaaaaaaaaagttcaacacACTGCTAGTTTTTCCACCACTATCAAATAagataaaagaagtttttttaactgaaagaaaggtgcaacatcaaaattttaaacgaacagaaattgctacgTATATGACGGGGTTGCACTCTCCTctttacctcgctctttaagctaaattttttttttagaaaatttaaaaaagttattattctaaataaatgacCCTTGTGTTACAGGAGTGAACGAAAattcagactttagcgtaaacagcgcaGAGCCGGATTTAAGGCTTTGCCACTCCTAGGCCcaagcttttttgcttctctgaATTTgcgaaattttcagagaaatcACCGATAATTCTGGGATTGTGAAAGCACTGAACAGAAtgcaactgatgagccaaagGCTAAGAAGAAGAGAGGTGATTAAGAACCTGGCAcatacgcagggggggggggggggtttcggtcccgcacccccccccctcccccgaaattttgtgaaatgttgaatttccccatggtttcttaggatttctggcaaaagtagaacatttattaagaatctagatacatgtctCAAGCttatttttgggattttacagcatgcaattatctcgtcaagtcactgcccagtTATTAACcaattttctgtctaactttttaccctctttgaagtaattagcgattgtactgttatttttttgtaaagaaagtTTGCTTTTCacggcaaaatagaattatccttgatattatggTGTTTATCCTtatcaggataaagtacagcttttaatggatcaattttggaaattttaattttgtattaaaatcgacgttttcgcaataaaagaactacccccccacagcacccatattgcactattaaccctaaaatttccctttcagcgggatataatagattaatccctggttctaaatcgctatgaacataacctgagccaaAAACGTactttgaggcttcagtcttcttccccccatccgctacaatactacagattaaagttaatctgtatttttcgaaatacgtgctttttgcatatattaaaaacaaatactaaataaaaaaaaactaaataaaaaaagtgctactttatatctgctgtttcgaaggttttgccccccccccctaaaaaattcctgcgtacgtgcctgttaAGAACTCTCAGatgccattcttgggagacacCTGAAAGTTCGTAAGTGGCCACGGAATTCCTgtgtttttttagaatttatttttgtgtgaATAGGCAGCACGCCAGCGGAGTATACCTGGCACTTTGATGATAAATCACATCAGTctagtttttgttaagaaaaaatcccACAGTGATAATTTATTACGACCCCTGGCATTATGCGCTCCTAGACCCGGGCCTAGCAGGCCTATTGGTAAATTTTGACCTGAAAGAATGAGGTACAgaggagggagcaacccccTCATCTGCGTAACGTTTTTTGTTCGgattaagttttgatattgctccttacttttagttgaaaaaaaatgtttttttcgaaattaatttctgatcttttttaaataatgctggaaaattcaGCTTTCCCCTCCACGGAAAGTTCCTTctccccacggaaaatcccTCTATGGAATGTTTTTCCCGTGTagctaaacccctcccccaaaaaaatttcttgtggacgaCTCCAggtgaaaaattttcttagcacactttcattcgaaaaaaaactgtaatttccgatcgtttttaaaatcatgccggAAACTCCCTTCTCCGTG encodes the following:
- the LOC136034265 gene encoding uncharacterized protein LOC136034265, translated to MRCLRRIARITYTEHVTNEEVRRRLKSPDTILNKIKRQQLRWLGYVKRMDHNRLPKIFLEGTIDGSRPRGRPHKRWIENFDRKRIVELTRTAHDRTTYRALAHALSKEVAPKCPARMDGTKRDIID